A single region of the Chelonia mydas isolate rCheMyd1 chromosome 4, rCheMyd1.pri.v2, whole genome shotgun sequence genome encodes:
- the ATOH1 gene encoding protein atonal homolog 1, translating to MSHLRAAAAEWVEGGRDLGAQQQLEQTLLGQEHPGCGFPPAWLGMCCPARVPAAAAAASPRYLLPGAEEEEESLEAGGAEQHLGGCRSGPSGKLCKLPGGVPSAEGVSGCGRQRAPSGGLRQQVSGVQKQRRLAANARERRRMHGLNHAFDQLRNVIPSFNNDKKLSKYETLQMAQIYISALAELLHSPAAPADTPGKGEHRAPPHESTGAEAGAAGQGQGQQQKPSPSGHCRTRFPQQPAAGGYSVPLDPLHFSSFQESGLMAQKAPSPALLGQPQERNKPSPRSHRSDGEFSPRSHYSDSDEGS from the coding sequence atgAGCCACCTGCGGGCGGCCGCCGCCGAGTGGGTGGAAGGCGGCAGGGACTTGggggcccagcagcagctggagcagactCTTCTAGGGCAGGAGCATCCCGGCTGCGGTTTCCCCCCCGCCTGGCTGGGCATGTGCTGCCCGGCACGCGTCcccgcagccgccgccgccgcctcccccagATACCTGCTGCccggagcagaggaggaggaggagtcgctggaggcggggggagccGAGCAGCACCTGGGCGGCTGCAGGAGCGGCCCCTCGGGGAAACTGTGCAAGCTGCCAGGGGGCGTCCCGTCGGCGGAGGGGGTGTCGGGCTGCGGCAGGCAGCGCGCCCCGTCCggggggctccggcagcaggtgAGCGGCGTGCAGAAGCAGCGGCGGCTGGCGGCCAACGCCCGGGAGCGGCGGCGGATGCACGGGCTGAACCACGCCTTCGACCAGCTGCGCAATGTCATCCCCTCCTTCAACAACGACAAGAAGCTGTCCAAGTACGAGACCCTGCAGATGGCGCAGATCTACATCAGCGCGCTGGCCGAGCTGTTGCACAGCCCGGCCGCGCCCGCCGACACCCCGGGCAAGGGCGAGCACCGCGCGCCGCCCCACGAGTCAACCGGAGCAGAGGCCGGAGCGGCAGGGCAAGgacaggggcagcagcagaaaccctCGCCCTCCGGCCACTGCAGGACTCGCTTCCCCCAGCAGCCGGCTGCGGGGGGCTACTCGGTGCCGCTGGACCCTCTGCACTTCTCCTCCTTCCAGGAGAGCGGCCTGATGGCACAGAAAGCCCCCTCTCCGGCCCTCCTCGGGCAGCCGCAGGAGAGGAACAAACCATCGCCCAGGTCCCACAGGAGCGACGGAGAGTTCTCGCCCCGCTCCCACTACAGTGACTCTGATGAGGGCAGCTAG